Within Sorangiineae bacterium MSr11367, the genomic segment CCGTCTGGTCCTATCGTTCGGGGAACGCATGAGCGGCAACGGCATGGGCGACGCGTGCCAGTCGGAAGAGCTGGAGGAGCTGGAGGCCGCAACGTCGGCATCGAGCGATGCGCCGGACCCCACGCTGACGGTTGGCGCGGTGCATTCCAGTGGGCGCGTGTCCGTTCCGGGCAAGCCCGCCGCGGAGAGCCGAGCCTCGGGCACGCACCGCATCTTCGCGCAGGACGAATTGATCGCCTTTCGCTATCGGATCGTTCGCGCCATTGCGCAAGGTGGCATGGGCGAGGTGTACGAGGCGGAGGATCTCGAGCTGCGTCAACGCATTGCCCTCAAGGTGGTGCGCCGTGAGCGGGCCTTGCATGAAGGGGGATTCGAGCAGCTGAAACGCGAGATGTACCTCGCCCGCAAGGTGACCCACCCCAACGTTTGCCGCATCTTCGATGTCGGTTTCCACATGCCCCAGGGCACGTCGAAGGCCGGGCGCATTCCGTTCATCACCATGGAGTTGATCGAGGGGGAGACCCTCGCGGACCGGCTCCGGCGTACGGGCCCGCTGCCGCTCGAGGAGGCGCTGCCCTGCATCCGGCAGATGATCGACGCGCTCGGTGCAGCGCATGCGGTCGGCATCGTGCATCGCGACTTCAAGAGCGGGAACGTCTTTCTCGGTCCGCGTGTCGTGGTGGCGGACTTCGGCCTCGCCACCCGCTCACGCGACGCGCGGCACGCGAGCACGCCGTTGGAGAGCCCGGAGGGGACGCCGGGGTACATGGCCCCCGAGCAGCTCGATGGGGGGCGCATCACGCCCGCGACGGACATCTATGCGCTCGGCGTGGTCATCTGCGAGATGCTCACGGGCGTGCGGCCGCGGGGGCCGGTCGGGGTGCCCGGCTTCGGTCCTGCGTGGGAAGCCCTTCTTTCGCATTGCTTGGCGCAGGATCCGGAGCATCGTTTTTCCAGCGTTCACGCCATCGCGCGGGCGCTGCCGGGTGAGGTGCCGCGTCCACACACGGGACAGAAGTCGCCCATGCACTACGTGCGCACGTGGGCGTCCATCTCGGCCCTGATGGCCTGCGCCTTCTTGGGAGGCCGTCTCGCCCGGATGCAGCTGGCGCCGTCCGAGGCTCCAGCATCCCTGCCGCCGCCGATGGCGATGCCCGCGCCGACCTCGCGTCCACTCCAGGCGGACGCCGCACGATGGTATGGCGAGGGCCTGCTCGAACTGCGCCACCTCGAGCCGCTCGCGGCGCGCGATCGCTTCGAGCGGGTCGTCGGGCTCGAGCCGGGTTACGCGCTCGGCCACACGCAATTGGCCGAGGCGTATCGCCAATTGGGAAACGGCCCGCGCGCGCTCGAGGCGGCGAAAAGAGCCTTCGCCTTGACGAACGATGAACCGGTCTCGCGCGAGGAGGCTCTTCTCATCGAGGGGCGCTACCGCGAGGCTGCAGGCCAGTGGGAGGCGGCCGTGCGCGTGTTTCGCACGCTGTTCGAGTTTTTCCCGCGGCAGCTCGAGTACGGAATCGCACTCGCGCGCAATCTGCAAGGTGCGGGAAATCCGCGCGAGGCTTTCGCGACATTGGCCAAGCTCCGCGCCTCCACGGACCCGTCCGCGGCTCTGGATATCGACGAGGCGGAATCCGAGATCGCCGAGCGCGAGACGGACCTGCCGCGCGCCCAGACCGCCGCCCTGCGCGCGGCGGACACGGCCCAGAGGCGCGAGGCATGGTCGCGTGCGGCGGCCAATTACAATGCGGCACGCTCCGCGTTGACGCTCCTCGGAAAGACGATGGAGGCCGAGGACTCCCGGCAGAAGGCCGTTGCCCTCTACGAGCGTGCCGGCGATGCATCGAGCCGAGCCTCCGCGTCGTACCTGGCCGGCCAAGAGCGCGAGGAAGCGGGCGATCTCGATGCGGCCGCGGAAATCTACCGTGCGGCGTTGGATGCCTACCGCGAGCTTGGCGACCTTCGCGCGCTTGGCCACGTCGCGTACTCCCTCGCGCGCATTTCGTTGCGGGCGGGAAAGGCAAGCGATGCACTCGGCTTCGCGCAGGAGTCCACCGGGCTTGCGCGTGAGATCGGCGATCATG encodes:
- a CDS encoding protein kinase; the protein is MSGNGMGDACQSEELEELEAATSASSDAPDPTLTVGAVHSSGRVSVPGKPAAESRASGTHRIFAQDELIAFRYRIVRAIAQGGMGEVYEAEDLELRQRIALKVVRRERALHEGGFEQLKREMYLARKVTHPNVCRIFDVGFHMPQGTSKAGRIPFITMELIEGETLADRLRRTGPLPLEEALPCIRQMIDALGAAHAVGIVHRDFKSGNVFLGPRVVVADFGLATRSRDARHASTPLESPEGTPGYMAPEQLDGGRITPATDIYALGVVICEMLTGVRPRGPVGVPGFGPAWEALLSHCLAQDPEHRFSSVHAIARALPGEVPRPHTGQKSPMHYVRTWASISALMACAFLGGRLARMQLAPSEAPASLPPPMAMPAPTSRPLQADAARWYGEGLLELRHLEPLAARDRFERVVGLEPGYALGHTQLAEAYRQLGNGPRALEAAKRAFALTNDEPVSREEALLIEGRYREAAGQWEAAVRVFRTLFEFFPRQLEYGIALARNLQGAGNPREAFATLAKLRASTDPSAALDIDEAESEIAERETDLPRAQTAALRAADTAQRREAWSRAAANYNAARSALTLLGKTMEAEDSRQKAVALYERAGDASSRASASYLAGQEREEAGDLDAAAEIYRAALDAYRELGDLRALGHVAYSLARISLRAGKASDALGFAQESTGLAREIGDHALQRTRLVFVMAAYLHLGDLEALSAAAREARALAMEQHDEENLAIAMCFEAEVLRLRGERGNAASLLTPALEIARRSAVWTLNLLEVAHVRWLLDDGRPHEALRIATELRARIPRLQVAEVAWAELLRARSLLAMGDMASARAAFDRSNDVRTSALSVEIRWEQRIVEASLLVAEQPERAEQALVTLKTLVGMAHAFGYYTMELEARFAAGEIEMTSGRTAEGRARLRALADEAKARGFLLWGRKAEATAGTSPARSRSGPSSDAPAHATSPGLPPRG